One genomic window of Tachypleus tridentatus isolate NWPU-2018 chromosome 12, ASM421037v1, whole genome shotgun sequence includes the following:
- the LOC143234816 gene encoding uncharacterized protein LOC143234816 isoform X1: MAAQISQKEYLKKYLNIGSDKKKKKKKKKTEVTSKIPRTRVFDDDIDLKSLISKNNESGEDDKEDAPLVAEVIDDRSESLKRKEFLKNSQWKTVGSTGDIFQPSESLEIKSTTSYQKETVRSEHSSLSKVRSISLSNRNSLDVDKPSSRLTGAQTVRRHDSDSDQSLLRSGTQTKRRHDSDSDQSLPRSGTQTKRRHDSDSDQSLPRSGTQTKRRHDSDSDQSLPRSGTQTKRRHDSDSDQSLSRVREMTENKKRQISESENNISRRNKKASYINEENFEKQRNESSSEGSQSKTKPRHGSVGDHSPPRLKERRDTKSPLVSPKVSKHSSKEGSRKAEDVSLKNGVKERSVTLMGLKAGLQDATSLKDEIREFKRHEDEMMKMVGDKMSGKGAETVFRDRATGKKRDLKEERRKQRQEEQKKSELEEKYMEWGKGIKQKEQHCARLEQDLYEMSKPLARYVDDPDLEKGLKEQEREGDPMLAFMRKKKSKEKGKSRPLYQGPAPPPNRFGIMPGYRWDGVDRSNGFEKRCFEKLASKKAFDEEAYKWSVGDM, from the exons gaCCCGTGTTTTTGATGATGACATTGACCTAAAAAGTCTTATTTCAAAGAATAACGAATCGGGCGAAGATGATAAAGAAGATGCACCTTTAGTGGCTGAGGTCATTGATGACAGATCTGAAAGTCTCAAGAggaaagaatttttaaaaaattctcaatgGAAAACTGTTGGATCCACAggag atATCTTTCAGCCATCAGAAAGTTTGGAAATAAAATCTACCACCAGTTACCAAAAAGAAACTGTCAGATCTGAACACTCATCTCTATCTAAAGTTAGAAGCATTAGTCTGTCCAACAGAAATAGCTTAGATGTTGATAAACCATCGTCACGACTAACAGGTGCACAGACTGTAAGAAGACATGACTCTGACAGTGACCAGTCGTTACTAAGATCGGGTACACAGACTAAAAGAAGACATGACTCTGACAGTGACCAGTCGTTACCAAGATCGGGTACACAGACGAAAAGAAGACATGACTCTGACAGTGACCAGTCATTACCAAGATCAGGTACACAGACGAAAAGAAGACATGACTCTGACAGTGACCAGTCATTACCAAGATCGGGTACACAGACAAAAAGAAGACATGACTCTGACAGTGACCAGTCATTATCTCGGGTACGAGAAatgacagaaaacaaaaaaagacagaTTTCAGAGAGTGAGAACAATATTAGTAGAAGAAACAAAAAAGCCAGTTATATTAATGAGGAAAATTTTGAGAAACAGAGAAATGAATCAAGTAGTGAAGGTTCTCAGTCCAAGACAAAACCAAGACATGGTTCTGTTGGTGACCATTCTCCACCAAGACTTAAAGAAAGACGTGATACCAAGAGCCCATTAGTGTCTCCAAAAGTTTCTAAACATTCAAGTAAAGAAGGTTCCAGGAAGGCCGAGGATGTCAGTTTGAAGAATGGAG TAAAGGAAAGAAGTGTAACACTTATGGGTTTGAAGGCTGGTTTACAAGATGCAACTTCTCTGAAAGATGAGATCAGAGAATTCAAAAGACATGAAGATGAAATGATGAAAATG GTAGGAGATAAAATGTCGGGTAAAGGGGCAGAAACTGTTTTCCGAGATCGCGCTACTGGCAAAAAACGAGATTTAAAGGAAGAAAGGAGGAAACAGCGTCAGGAGGAGCAAAAGAAATCAGaacttgaagaaaaatatatgGAATGGGGAAAGGG AATAAAACAGAAGGAGCAACACTGTGCTCGTCTCGAACAAGACTTGTATGAAATGTCTAAGCCCCTGGCCAGATATGTTGACGATCCTGATTTGGAAAAGGGGCTTAAGGAACAGGAGCGGGAAGGAGATCCAATGCTGGCTTTTATGAGAAAGAAGAAAAGCAAGGAAAAGGGAAAAA GTCGACCACTTTACCAAGGTCCTGCCCCACCACCAAATCGATTTGGAATCATGCCAGGGTATCGATGGGACGGAGTGGATCGATCCAACGGTTTTGAGAAGCGATGTTTTGAGAAACTGGCAAGCAAGAAAGCTTTTGATGAAGAAGCATACAAATGGAGTGTTGGAGatatgtaa
- the LOC143234816 gene encoding uncharacterized protein LOC143234816 isoform X2 has translation MAAQISQKEYLKKYLNIGSDKKKKKKKKKTEVTSKIPRTRVFDDDIDLKSLISKNNESGEDDKEDAPLVAEVIDDRSESLKRKEFLKNSQWKTVGSTGDIFQPSESLEIKSTTSYQKETVRSEHSSLSKVRSISLSNRNSLDVDKPSSRLTGAQTVRRHDSDSDQSLLRSGTQTKRRHDSDSDQSLPRSGTQTKRRHDSDSDQSLPRSGTQTKRRHDSDSDQSLPRSGTQTKRRHDSDSDQSLSRVREMTENKKRQISESENNISRRNKKASYINEENFEKQRNESSSEGSQSKTKPRHGSVGDHSPPRLKERRDTKSPLVSPKVSKHSSKEGSRKAEDVSLKNGVKERSVTLMGLKAGLQDATSLKDEIREFKRHEDEMMKMVGDKMSGKGAETVFRDRATGKKRDLKEERRKQRQEEQKKSELEEKYMEWGKGSTTLPRSCPTTKSIWNHARVSMGRSGSIQRF, from the exons gaCCCGTGTTTTTGATGATGACATTGACCTAAAAAGTCTTATTTCAAAGAATAACGAATCGGGCGAAGATGATAAAGAAGATGCACCTTTAGTGGCTGAGGTCATTGATGACAGATCTGAAAGTCTCAAGAggaaagaatttttaaaaaattctcaatgGAAAACTGTTGGATCCACAggag atATCTTTCAGCCATCAGAAAGTTTGGAAATAAAATCTACCACCAGTTACCAAAAAGAAACTGTCAGATCTGAACACTCATCTCTATCTAAAGTTAGAAGCATTAGTCTGTCCAACAGAAATAGCTTAGATGTTGATAAACCATCGTCACGACTAACAGGTGCACAGACTGTAAGAAGACATGACTCTGACAGTGACCAGTCGTTACTAAGATCGGGTACACAGACTAAAAGAAGACATGACTCTGACAGTGACCAGTCGTTACCAAGATCGGGTACACAGACGAAAAGAAGACATGACTCTGACAGTGACCAGTCATTACCAAGATCAGGTACACAGACGAAAAGAAGACATGACTCTGACAGTGACCAGTCATTACCAAGATCGGGTACACAGACAAAAAGAAGACATGACTCTGACAGTGACCAGTCATTATCTCGGGTACGAGAAatgacagaaaacaaaaaaagacagaTTTCAGAGAGTGAGAACAATATTAGTAGAAGAAACAAAAAAGCCAGTTATATTAATGAGGAAAATTTTGAGAAACAGAGAAATGAATCAAGTAGTGAAGGTTCTCAGTCCAAGACAAAACCAAGACATGGTTCTGTTGGTGACCATTCTCCACCAAGACTTAAAGAAAGACGTGATACCAAGAGCCCATTAGTGTCTCCAAAAGTTTCTAAACATTCAAGTAAAGAAGGTTCCAGGAAGGCCGAGGATGTCAGTTTGAAGAATGGAG TAAAGGAAAGAAGTGTAACACTTATGGGTTTGAAGGCTGGTTTACAAGATGCAACTTCTCTGAAAGATGAGATCAGAGAATTCAAAAGACATGAAGATGAAATGATGAAAATG GTAGGAGATAAAATGTCGGGTAAAGGGGCAGAAACTGTTTTCCGAGATCGCGCTACTGGCAAAAAACGAGATTTAAAGGAAGAAAGGAGGAAACAGCGTCAGGAGGAGCAAAAGAAATCAGaacttgaagaaaaatatatgGAATGGGGAAAGGG GTCGACCACTTTACCAAGGTCCTGCCCCACCACCAAATCGATTTGGAATCATGCCAGGGTATCGATGGGACGGAGTGGATCGATCCAACGGTTTTGA